The window gatattgtgttttaaatgGGAAACTGGATACTCTGACGGGGGATATGTAACTAGATTGCTGTTCCATTTTTGTTAATATGGTGTTTGTATTTTGCTGAAGCATTAGCATCCTGATTTTATAGAATAGACGGATGCCCTGTGATTACATAAGAAACAGATAAATTATGATCCCTCTGTCCACATCATATTTATAACTCTTGTTGAGcatattttatttctagcaGAGGTCACCACACTATCTTAAAGCTGGTAGCAGTCATCTAGGTGGTAAACTAAGTGGGGTCTTCCAGAAGACTCGGCTCAACATCTCTTGTGCAATAAACATGGCCGCTGGACAGTCTGGTGATCCTGAGAAGATAAATTTTGACCATCTAATgaataaagcaagaaaaatctGGGACCGTTCTCCTCAACCAGTCAAGAGCTTCCCCTGGAAAAGAGCATTGGAGAACTTCATTCAGCTCATCCTTGACCTGTTTGTGATGGTTGTCAAATATTTGTGTGTGCCTTTACTGGCAGTTTCCTCCCTTAGTGAGATGTCATATTGCGCACATCAGAAGAAGCTGCTCCTTGTCCCAATTCCACTACTCATTGGTATCATTGTTGCCGGGGTCGTAAAGGAAACTGCCTTAGAACTATCTCCGCTTCTCAAGGTAGAACTGTTTATCAAGTGTTTCTTTACCACTTAGGAAATGATAGGCCATTAGTGATTATCCACATTAAGTAGCACATCCCCACCCCCCAACCCCCGATAATCCACAGTGTGAAAATGGCTTTATCACCAGATATTGAATTATGAATGGAGATACATAAGGATCAGCTAGTTCCCTCTTGAGGATAGATCCACCTAGAATGCATAACCTAACCTGAAAAGAGGACCAATGAGATTGACCACGATAGGCTctctgattattatttttttccctctcttttatACATGTGTGTTCAAAAGACACTTTGCATGTTTTCTGTTTGAATGCCCCTTTTGCCAATCAGCCTTTTTTTATGCTACTTCCGAGCACCTTTGaccaattgttttcttttttgtgagtTATGAGGTTTGATCTGTTTGTTTGTGGACAAAGCGAAGCAAACGAATGCTTTGCTCATCTAATTTGTCATCTGAATATATTGACAGGATGCTGAAGTTCCATGGCATCTGATTGTCACTGCAATAGTCTTCACATTGATCAAATTGCCAGGTCCTTATTATCCATACTGGGGGCGTATATTTATTCCACACTTTGCAAATGGAGTGTTATGGAGGACTCTGTTGTTTGCTTTTTCACGATGAATGAATGATCCTCAAAGTCAGCAGGATCGACAATGTGGGAGATTTTAGTAAAGAGATAATTATAAACTTGGTGTGcaaacttttttaattatttctattagAATGTCCCTACGTATATTTTTGCTAGTGAATATATGAACTTTCAAAGTTTTTCTAATCTAGagtttttgttagatttttgtCAAATATATGCTGGCATCGTGTGGCTGTTGGAGTGATGCATGCATGAACCGTCTACTGCTCTTTtactccctctttttttttttcccttctaattgggtgtttgtattttcatttttgctAATTGAGTGTGTGTTTTACTATTATAAAGTATATGTAGGCTTGAAACACCACAAGGGATAATCTTCTGCTTATGATGTCTAGCTCCATTTGTTAATAACTAAAAGAATTATGTTATTAACAAATTTTACCCTCTAAAGACAGAAAGTAGCTCTACATCTTAAAAGATGATCAGACCACATTTTAGTTTAATCTtcgaattatatttatttatgtcttTATTAAAATGTCACCCCCATATCAACGGTCGTGGATTCATCCTTGAATATGTAAGAGTTAATCAAAGACagtttaactattaaaaaaaaccagtcAACCAATTCGTAATTCTTTTGACCTCAGGCTCATGGGAACAAAATTCTTACTCCTTTATTATAACCTTGTTATGTTTGAAGAAACATGAAGGTTCAGGATAATCCTTTGCATCATAATGACAATAATTACTTTGATTTTAgcaaacattttaattaaaaaactggCTGTGGATTCTGATAGATGTAGTTCGctgaaaaatttagttttaaaacagTAATATAAACACTGGTATGATAATACATCACGAGGGGATCCGTGGCGCAATGGTAGCGCGTCTGACTCCAGATCAGAAGGTTGCGTGTTCGATTCACGTCGGGTTCAGTCTGCTTTTTAGTTCTTTAAACTAAGAAAAGAATCAAAAGatacagaaaaattaaaaagaagtgtCTGAGCCCGGGTTCGAACCGGGGACCTCTAGTGTGTGAGACTAGCGTGATAACCAACTACACCACCCAGACATGACACCTTCTTGCTCCCTCAGGCActtatttcttaatataaagcaaataaaggTGCTCGTTAACCCATGAACAAACAAGCTCCTCTTTCAGAGAGTAGTATCGTTGCTATGGGAATGACAAATTTTAATTCGAATGTAATGGAACCTGAATTGatgaattttttctaattatatatatatatatataatttcatccttaaatatgTATGCTAGgggtgtttattttttgttcgattcggtttttataaaaaaaaaaagtaaccaaaccgaattttattttttttaaatcgaaaccgaaccgaaacgaaactggttcaaaccggtttgactcggttttttcttgtttggctcggttttttttgttttggctcggtttggctcttttttttccggtttggctcggttttttatccgatttttatttgtttgggttcggtttggttttttcagttctagacttaaaaaaccaaaaccgaaccgaactgtcagtttttttaaaattttaatcggtttaatcggttttttttacggttcggttttttcaattattttttttccagttttctcggtttaattaattttttggtttttttgaataCCTCTAATGtatgcatatttttttcaatgaataaaGCTGAATATCTAAATTCCTTGTCTTAACAAGTAAtggataaaatatgaaaataataaaacctcAATCCATTgtcatcactattattattacccTCAAGGTTTAGGGATGCTACCTCAGGCTAAACCAGTAGAAGTTCTAATCATCAGTCTCCTCTAAGGTGTTCAGCAACATGAACCATTTCCCCTTGTCTCGCACTGGTTGTCTTCGTTCACAATGAGGCGTTTAGATATCTTCCATTATTTTGTAATGATTTGAACCAAATCATCCGAATTTTGATGCTTGCTTCCATTCCCCAAAATGGCTGTGGAGGCTAAAGATGCTTTACTAATGAACAGCTTTGCCAAGAAATTATGTTAGAGATGTCGAAGTTTCTTATGACACACATTCTTTATAAGAGAGAACGTAATGTTCTCCCGTAGCCAGCAGAAGCACCAATAACAGCCAAACCCTTTTGTCAAAGGCCTGTCCACGCCCTAAATATTCCAGCAAACAAGAAGTTCCGGGAGTGGAAATAATTGCAGAAACAAGGGAAAGCAATATGATATGATTCAAGATAAGATGTAAAACTTTATTACATGAAAGTTTTACAAAGAGTACACGGACAATATATTATATGCGACTTGAAGGTGTGAGAACACATCACAGAAGAACAGAAGGTGCTCACATAACGGGACACCTGCCACGCAGATGGGGTTTTTTCAGCAGATATTACAAATTCCTTGCCCTCAAATCCTCCACCATATATAGAAACTTTGCCCCCCGCTCTTTTA of the Populus nigra chromosome 7, ddPopNigr1.1, whole genome shotgun sequence genome contains:
- the LOC133698687 gene encoding uncharacterized protein LOC133698687 isoform X1, translating into MTATITYPSHLLSASSHLRTTTTKAALRLHSPSTQGPEQRSPHYLKAGSSHLGGKLSGVFQKTRLNISCAINMAAGQSGDPEKINFDHLMNKARKIWDRSPQPVKSFPWKRALENFIQLILDLFVMVVKYLCVPLLAVSSLSEMSYCAHQKKLLLVPIPLLIGIIVAGVVKETALELSPLLKDAEVPWHLIVTAIVFTLIKLPGPYYPYWGRIFIPHFANGVLWRTLLFAFSR
- the LOC133698687 gene encoding uncharacterized protein LOC133698687 isoform X2, with the translated sequence MTATITYPSHLLSASSHLRTTTTKAALRLHSPSTQGPERSPHYLKAGSSHLGGKLSGVFQKTRLNISCAINMAAGQSGDPEKINFDHLMNKARKIWDRSPQPVKSFPWKRALENFIQLILDLFVMVVKYLCVPLLAVSSLSEMSYCAHQKKLLLVPIPLLIGIIVAGVVKETALELSPLLKDAEVPWHLIVTAIVFTLIKLPGPYYPYWGRIFIPHFANGVLWRTLLFAFSR